A stretch of the Polaribacter pacificus genome encodes the following:
- a CDS encoding trans-sulfuration enzyme family protein, protein MEDLHFETLAIRSQSERSQFGEHSTPLYLTSSFVFDDAEDMRASFAEEKEKNLYSRFTNPNTTEFVNKMVTMEHAEAGYAFATGMAAVFSTFGALLNAGDHIVSCRSVFGSTHTLFTKYLPKWQIETSYFNVSELDKIESLIQANTKILYAETPTNPGVDLLDLELLGRLAKKHNLLLVIDNCFATPYLQNPIDFGADLVIHSATKLIDGQGRVLGGVVVGKKALVKEIYLFSRNTGPAMSPFNAWVLSKSLETLAIRVEKHCENALKVAEFLETQAQVNFVRYPFLISHPQYKIAKKQMKLGGSIVAFELAGGLSAGRQFLNALKLCSLSANLGDTRSIVTHPASTTHSKLAEADRLEVKITDGLVRVSVGLEHVSDIIADLKQALATIKVQAKKQ, encoded by the coding sequence ATGGAAGATTTACATTTTGAAACACTGGCCATTCGAAGCCAATCAGAGCGCAGTCAATTTGGAGAGCATTCTACTCCTTTGTACCTAACCTCGAGTTTTGTCTTTGACGATGCCGAAGATATGAGAGCTTCGTTTGCAGAGGAGAAAGAGAAGAATTTGTACAGTCGTTTTACAAATCCAAATACGACAGAATTTGTCAATAAAATGGTGACTATGGAGCACGCAGAAGCTGGGTATGCATTTGCAACGGGGATGGCGGCAGTGTTTTCTACTTTTGGAGCCTTATTAAATGCTGGTGATCATATAGTTTCTTGTCGATCTGTATTTGGTTCTACGCATACGCTGTTTACTAAGTACTTGCCTAAATGGCAAATAGAAACCAGTTATTTTAATGTCTCAGAGCTTGATAAAATAGAGAGCCTGATACAGGCAAATACCAAGATCTTGTACGCAGAAACCCCTACCAATCCTGGAGTAGATCTTTTAGATTTAGAGCTTTTGGGAAGATTAGCTAAAAAGCACAACTTATTGTTGGTGATAGACAACTGTTTTGCAACACCCTATTTGCAAAACCCCATTGATTTTGGAGCAGATCTCGTAATTCATTCGGCCACCAAATTAATTGATGGACAAGGACGAGTTTTAGGAGGGGTTGTCGTGGGTAAAAAAGCTCTGGTTAAAGAGATTTACTTGTTTTCTAGGAACACTGGGCCCGCCATGTCTCCATTTAATGCTTGGGTATTGTCTAAAAGTTTAGAAACGCTAGCGATTCGGGTAGAAAAGCACTGTGAAAATGCGCTAAAAGTAGCCGAGTTTTTAGAAACACAGGCGCAAGTTAATTTTGTAAGATATCCTTTTTTGATATCGCATCCGCAGTATAAAATAGCCAAAAAACAAATGAAATTAGGAGGCAGTATTGTTGCCTTTGAGTTGGCAGGAGGATTGTCTGCTGGGCGTCAATTTTTAAACGCATTAAAACTCTGTTCACTCTCTGCAAATTTGGGAGATACCAGAAGTATCGTAACGCATCCAGCCAGCACTACCCATAGCAAATTAGCTGAGGCAGATCGTTTGGAAGTAAAAATTACCGATGGCTTGGTAAGAGTCTCCGTTGGCTTAGAACATGTCTCTGATATAATCGCCGATTTAAAACAAGCTTTAGCAACAATAAAAGTGCAGGCAAAAAAACAATAA
- a CDS encoding homocysteine S-methyltransferase family protein: protein MKETRIFKELQKRILVLDGAMGTMLQAYKFSEADFRGERFKDYPTPLQGNNDLLSITQPKAIKEIHAKYFEAGADIVETNTFSGTSIAMADYQLESLVYELNFESAKIAKEVAEEFTKKEPHKPRFVAGSIGPTNRTASMSPDVNDPGYRAVTFDELRIAYKEQVEALLDGGVDLLLVETVFDTLNAKAALFAIEQVKEERGISIPIMLSGTITDASGRTLSGQTAEAFLISVSHIPLFSVGFNCALGANLLQPHLEAIAQKTSFAISAHPNAGLPNAFGEYDESPEEMGAQIEEYLKKDLINIIGGCCGTTPEHIKVIASIAAKYQPRKISV, encoded by the coding sequence ATGAAGGAAACTAGAATTTTTAAAGAATTACAAAAACGAATTTTGGTGCTCGATGGGGCCATGGGTACGATGCTACAAGCCTATAAGTTTTCTGAAGCTGATTTTAGGGGTGAGCGATTTAAAGATTATCCAACCCCATTACAAGGCAATAATGATTTGCTTTCTATTACACAGCCTAAGGCAATTAAAGAAATTCACGCAAAATATTTTGAGGCAGGTGCAGATATTGTCGAGACCAATACCTTTTCTGGTACTTCCATTGCCATGGCAGATTATCAGTTAGAATCTTTGGTCTATGAATTAAATTTTGAGTCGGCTAAAATTGCCAAAGAAGTAGCAGAAGAATTTACTAAAAAAGAACCTCATAAACCACGATTTGTAGCAGGAAGCATCGGCCCTACTAACAGAACTGCAAGCATGTCTCCAGATGTTAACGACCCTGGATACAGAGCGGTTACTTTTGATGAACTGCGGATTGCCTATAAAGAACAGGTAGAAGCTTTGCTTGATGGTGGGGTAGATTTATTATTGGTAGAAACAGTGTTTGATACCTTAAATGCCAAAGCCGCTTTATTTGCTATTGAACAAGTAAAAGAAGAGCGAGGAATTAGCATTCCTATTATGCTAAGTGGAACCATCACAGATGCCAGCGGACGCACTTTGTCTGGGCAAACTGCAGAAGCCTTTTTAATTTCAGTTTCACATATTCCTCTTTTTTCGGTGGGCTTTAATTGCGCACTTGGTGCCAATTTGTTGCAACCTCATTTAGAGGCAATTGCTCAGAAAACCAGCTTTGCCATTTCTGCTCATCCCAACGCAGGACTGCCCAATGCTTTTGGAGAGTATGATGAAAGCCCAGAAGAGATGGGAGCTCAAATAGAAGAATACCTAAAGAAAGATTTGATCAATATTATTGGCGGCTGCTGTGGTACTACACCAGAACATATTAAAGTGATCGCGAGTATTGCAGCGAAGTATCAACCTAGAAAAATTTCTGTTTAG
- the metF gene encoding methylenetetrahydrofolate reductase [NAD(P)H] — translation MKVTEHLEKGAGKTLFSFEIIPPKKGHHIKDLYENIAPLMEFNPPFIDVTTSREEHVYLEKDGLLDRRITRMRPGTVGICAAIKHKFDVDTVPHVLCGGFTKEETEYLLVDCHYLGIDNVMALRGDAMSHQKYFEPTVGGHQYATQLVDQIKNLSKGTYLHNVVETDYKPNFCIGVAGYPEKHLEAPSLQSDLKRLKEKVAAGADYVVTQMFFDNQKYFDFVAAARAIGITVPIIPGLKPMAINRHLQLLPQVFKIDLPEPLIKDVEACKSNADVRAVGVDWCIQQSKELLAAGVPLIHYYSMGKSDNIRAIATEVF, via the coding sequence ATGAAAGTAACTGAACATTTAGAAAAAGGAGCAGGAAAAACCTTGTTTTCTTTTGAGATTATTCCGCCTAAAAAAGGGCATCATATTAAAGATTTATATGAGAATATTGCACCATTAATGGAGTTTAACCCTCCTTTTATTGATGTAACAACCTCTAGAGAAGAGCATGTTTATTTAGAAAAAGACGGCTTGTTAGATAGGCGAATTACTCGAATGCGTCCAGGCACTGTTGGTATTTGTGCTGCCATTAAACACAAGTTTGATGTGGATACGGTTCCGCATGTGCTTTGTGGAGGATTTACCAAAGAGGAGACTGAGTATTTATTGGTTGATTGTCATTATTTAGGGATCGACAATGTGATGGCTTTGCGAGGTGATGCCATGAGTCATCAAAAATATTTTGAGCCAACTGTAGGAGGTCATCAATATGCGACTCAGCTAGTCGATCAAATTAAAAATTTAAGCAAGGGTACTTATTTACACAATGTGGTAGAGACAGATTATAAACCTAATTTTTGCATCGGAGTTGCAGGCTATCCAGAAAAGCATCTCGAAGCCCCTTCTTTGCAGTCAGATTTAAAACGATTGAAAGAAAAAGTGGCAGCTGGTGCCGATTATGTGGTAACCCAAATGTTTTTTGACAATCAGAAGTATTTTGATTTTGTTGCTGCTGCAAGAGCTATAGGGATTACAGTTCCTATTATTCCTGGGCTAAAACCCATGGCCATTAACAGACATTTGCAATTGCTACCGCAGGTTTTTAAGATTGATTTGCCAGAGCCCTTAATTAAAGATGTTGAAGCTTGTAAAAGCAATGCTGATGTTAGAGCAGTAGGTGTAGATTGGTGCATACAACAATCAAAAGAGTTGCTAGCAGCAGGCGTGCCTTTGATCCATTACTACTCTATGGGTAAGAGTGACAATATCAGGGCAATAGCTACTGAGGTTTTTTAA
- the trxA gene encoding thioredoxin yields the protein MALEITDANFEEVVLKSDKPVLVDFWAAWCGPCRMVGPIVDEIHTEYEGKAVVGKVDVDANQEFAAKYGVRNIPTVLIFKNGEVVDKQVGVAPKNVYTGKIDAAI from the coding sequence ATGGCATTAGAAATTACAGATGCGAATTTTGAAGAGGTGGTATTGAAATCTGACAAGCCAGTATTGGTTGACTTTTGGGCAGCTTGGTGTGGACCTTGTAGAATGGTAGGACCAATCGTTGATGAAATTCATACAGAATACGAAGGGAAAGCAGTAGTAGGTAAAGTAGATGTGGATGCAAATCAAGAGTTTGCTGCTAAATACGGTGTGCGTAATATTCCTACTGTATTGATCTTTAAAAACGGTGAAGTAGTAGACAAACAAGTAGGAGTTGCTCCTAAAAATGTCTATACAGGTAAAATTGATGCTGCCATCTAA
- a CDS encoding DUF58 domain-containing protein, whose amino-acid sequence MELSKEHTATLSHLNILAKQVVEGFITGMHKSPFHGFSVEFSEHKLYNAGESTRHIDWKLFAKTEKLYTKKYEEETNLRCHIIIDNSGSMQYPQEKNTALNKLNKIGFSAVAAACLLEILKRQRDAVGLSIYSDTYEYYALEKGSERHRNMLLHTLENLLQSTKNTKATDTYRFLHEIAEKIHRRSLLFVFTDMWQTTTAKEQLFEALRHLKYNKHEVVLFHVYDKDTEISLNFDDSPKKFVDLETGDEVQLFSQEVQKEYQEAVEDYFKELKEKCLKYQIDYVPVDCKAGFDTVLTSYLVSRRKFL is encoded by the coding sequence ATGGAACTCTCAAAAGAACATACGGCAACGCTAAGTCATTTAAACATTCTCGCTAAACAAGTGGTAGAAGGTTTTATTACAGGCATGCATAAAAGTCCTTTTCATGGATTTTCTGTAGAGTTTTCAGAACACAAGCTGTATAATGCCGGCGAAAGCACTAGGCATATTGATTGGAAACTATTTGCTAAAACAGAAAAATTATACACCAAGAAATACGAAGAAGAGACCAATTTACGCTGTCATATTATTATAGACAACTCTGGTTCCATGCAATATCCACAGGAAAAAAACACAGCGCTAAACAAATTAAACAAAATTGGTTTTTCTGCAGTGGCAGCAGCCTGCTTGCTAGAAATACTAAAGCGTCAACGCGATGCGGTTGGTTTGAGTATCTACTCTGACACCTATGAGTATTACGCTCTAGAAAAAGGGAGCGAAAGGCATAGAAACATGCTTTTACATACCTTAGAAAACCTACTGCAATCAACAAAAAACACCAAAGCCACAGACACCTATCGATTTTTGCATGAGATCGCCGAGAAAATACACAGAAGGTCCTTGCTTTTTGTCTTTACGGATATGTGGCAAACTACCACAGCTAAAGAGCAGTTATTTGAAGCATTGCGTCATTTAAAATACAACAAACATGAGGTCGTTTTGTTCCATGTATATGATAAGGATACAGAAATCTCATTAAATTTTGATGACAGTCCAAAGAAATTTGTTGACTTAGAAACCGGGGATGAAGTGCAGTTGTTTAGCCAAGAAGTACAAAAAGAATATCAAGAAGCTGTTGAGGATTATTTTAAAGAGTTGAAAGAGAAATGCTTGAAGTACCAAATAGATTATGTACCCGTAGACTGTAAGGCAGGCTTTGATACGGTGCTTACCAGCTACTTGGTAAGTCGACGAAAATTTTTGTAA
- a CDS encoding HEPN domain-containing protein, translating to MENHIINRTTFWIELWEDLIKDFLKKSFGLSLQTPHTLIEDIITEIEENSFKNKNNKEYFYSKINDYSENDPVIKKQFASKFKLLRSNFNSDRTKLILEIAKNIKVEFEKGKYFDNNLELLCKHLNKNEPIDIQFISDIKNLTQNVIVEFIIKGYSLKDTEKFSSNIFDEYHLHSKISNTYYSNFPHNINHNIYISNDGVYDYEKFNKELKKIIDNLTTEKRIRTLSYYYYKAKERANYIFEIRGIKGSALLKIAGVTFYSLDKKRFITKEASSAREILNSKNKDNEEKFVQVSVEIDDYLLPNSSLSKALNKLENAIDLINCYINNKTSIEVNSSNYIIEQNGDCVFGSWSANKEAKKIMDSLDLKDYEEYLLKINKHSFLWDLKKPNTNTKLLNAIHWYSKAEQATRQEDKILNYWIAIESLFKKDKTVIDEVIKSNRKSEIQLIQEIVSANKMFSFIYDYGWEVYYYYSNSVQSVFNKNPYGFSEELILKANLKTRFGEKIYLNKFVQHLGEINKLEKDIFKKQQNQKIIDFYSESTTSIKVIQNQISVIKNDILMIYRLRNLIVHNAHFNNALLPYYVWKAKNYTGSIIRELISTEDIDDNKISNALINIYLRKEELLLDLKNNTVDLFKI from the coding sequence TTGGAAAATCATATAATAAATAGAACTACCTTCTGGATAGAGTTATGGGAAGACTTAATAAAAGATTTTTTAAAAAAATCTTTTGGTTTATCTCTACAAACACCGCATACATTAATTGAAGATATAATTACTGAAATTGAAGAAAATTCGTTTAAAAACAAAAACAATAAAGAATATTTTTATTCTAAAATAAATGATTATTCTGAAAATGATCCAGTAATAAAAAAACAATTCGCTTCCAAATTCAAACTACTTAGATCAAATTTCAATTCTGATAGAACAAAATTAATTTTAGAAATCGCTAAAAACATAAAGGTTGAATTTGAAAAAGGAAAATATTTTGACAATAATTTAGAATTGTTATGTAAACACTTAAACAAGAATGAACCCATAGATATTCAGTTTATCTCTGACATTAAAAACCTAACTCAAAACGTAATAGTAGAATTCATTATTAAAGGTTATAGCTTAAAGGATACAGAGAAATTTTCAAGTAATATTTTTGATGAATACCATCTTCATAGCAAAATAAGTAACACATATTATTCAAACTTTCCACATAATATAAATCACAACATATATATATCTAACGATGGTGTATATGATTATGAAAAATTCAATAAAGAATTAAAAAAAATAATTGACAATCTAACAACTGAAAAAAGGATTAGAACTCTCTCATATTATTATTATAAAGCCAAAGAAAGAGCTAATTATATTTTTGAAATTCGAGGAATCAAAGGTTCAGCCTTATTAAAAATAGCGGGAGTCACTTTTTATTCTTTAGATAAAAAAAGGTTTATAACTAAAGAAGCATCTTCAGCAAGAGAAATTTTGAATTCAAAAAATAAAGATAACGAGGAGAAATTTGTTCAAGTTTCTGTGGAAATTGACGATTATTTATTACCTAATTCTTCTTTGTCAAAAGCTTTAAACAAACTTGAAAATGCTATTGATTTGATTAATTGTTATATAAATAACAAAACTTCAATTGAAGTAAATTCATCAAATTATATTATTGAACAAAATGGAGATTGTGTTTTTGGTAGTTGGAGTGCAAATAAAGAAGCTAAAAAAATTATGGATTCTTTAGATTTAAAGGATTACGAAGAGTATTTATTAAAAATTAATAAGCATAGTTTTCTTTGGGATTTAAAAAAACCGAACACAAACACTAAACTTTTAAACGCAATACATTGGTATAGTAAAGCTGAACAAGCTACAAGACAAGAAGATAAAATTTTAAACTATTGGATTGCCATAGAAAGCTTATTTAAAAAAGACAAGACAGTTATAGATGAAGTAATAAAATCTAATAGAAAAAGCGAAATCCAATTAATTCAAGAAATAGTTTCAGCAAATAAAATGTTTTCTTTCATATATGATTATGGATGGGAGGTTTACTATTACTATAGTAATTCTGTTCAATCTGTATTTAATAAAAACCCATATGGTTTTAGTGAAGAATTAATACTTAAAGCAAATCTTAAAACTCGTTTTGGAGAGAAAATTTATTTAAACAAGTTTGTACAACACTTGGGCGAAATAAATAAATTAGAAAAAGATATATTCAAAAAACAACAAAATCAAAAAATAATTGATTTTTATTCTGAATCTACAACCTCTATAAAAGTAATACAAAATCAAATTTCAGTGATAAAGAATGATATTTTAATGATTTACAGGCTTAGAAACCTAATAGTTCATAATGCACATTTTAATAATGCCTTATTACCATATTATGTATGGAAAGCTAAGAATTATACTGGTTCTATCATACGGGAATTAATTTCAACTGAAGATATTGATGATAATAAAATATCAAATGCATTGATAAATATATACTTGAGAAAAGAAGAATTGTTGTTAGATTTAAAGAATAACACTGTAGATTTATTTAAAATTTAA
- a CDS encoding integrase core domain-containing protein — MAERVKGILKDEFYLDQTFDNVAHAKRAAKNLYNEIRLHISLDYNTPNMVYKLSA, encoded by the coding sequence ATGGCAGAGCGCGTAAAAGGTATCTTAAAAGATGAATTTTATCTCGACCAAACCTTTGATAATGTGGCTCACGCAAAGAGAGCTGCAAAAAATTTATACAACGAAATAAGATTACACATATCTTTAGACTATAATACACCAAATATGGTATATAAATTATCAGCGTAA
- a CDS encoding alpha/beta hydrolase family protein, with protein sequence MKLFKHIAISTLSIILITVGLLFWSLLTIDNDIQTNTIEETKNKFGSFKANEILKKQKLESFQYHLLGFYGNILPKFKPLNNTIHYSIAYKSDGLIVTGSLVTPKKEGKYPCIIFNRGGNRDYGRLDFRMVNKYMTVLAEQGYVVIASNYRGNSGSEGKEEFGGADVNDVLNLVSTLSEETMADTSKIGIYGHSRGGMMTYKALQKSNIFKAAVVMAGSANEFTSVEDRPELEKNVHEQLIPNYYKNKNQELTDRSVVFWSEELNKTPLLLLHGKDDKRVNYTEAKQLATKLDSLNFPYKLVSFNDDDHTLSKNKKKADSITISWFNKYLRGNQVFNEDTQKEHI encoded by the coding sequence ATGAAATTATTTAAACATATAGCAATATCAACATTATCAATTATACTTATTACTGTTGGTTTGCTATTTTGGAGTTTATTGACAATAGACAATGATATTCAAACCAACACAATTGAAGAAACCAAAAATAAATTTGGATCTTTTAAGGCAAATGAGATTTTAAAAAAACAAAAATTAGAAAGTTTTCAGTATCATTTATTAGGCTTTTACGGAAATATTCTTCCAAAATTCAAGCCTTTAAACAATACAATTCATTACTCAATAGCATACAAAAGTGACGGATTAATTGTTACTGGCAGTTTGGTAACGCCTAAGAAAGAAGGTAAGTATCCTTGTATCATATTTAATAGAGGAGGAAATAGAGATTATGGTAGACTTGACTTTAGGATGGTTAATAAATATATGACCGTACTTGCAGAACAAGGCTATGTTGTTATTGCTTCAAATTATAGAGGAAACAGTGGTAGCGAAGGGAAAGAAGAATTTGGAGGAGCAGATGTTAATGATGTATTAAACTTAGTATCTACACTCTCAGAAGAAACAATGGCCGATACGTCTAAAATAGGTATTTATGGTCATAGTAGAGGAGGTATGATGACGTATAAAGCCCTTCAAAAGTCAAATATATTTAAAGCGGCAGTAGTAATGGCAGGTTCAGCCAATGAATTTACATCAGTCGAAGATCGTCCAGAGTTAGAAAAAAATGTGCATGAGCAACTTATCCCTAATTATTATAAAAATAAAAACCAAGAATTAACTGATCGTTCTGTTGTTTTTTGGTCAGAAGAGCTTAATAAGACTCCGTTACTTTTATTACATGGCAAAGATGACAAAAGAGTAAATTATACTGAAGCTAAACAATTAGCAACAAAACTTGACAGTTTAAACTTCCCCTACAAACTAGTGTCTTTTAATGATGATGATCATACTTTATCAAAAAATAAGAAAAAAGCAGATTCAATTACCATAAGTTGGTTTAATAAATACTTAAGAGGCAACCAAGTATTCAATGAAGACACACAAAAAGAGCATATATAA
- a CDS encoding GbsR/MarR family transcriptional regulator, translating to MTKKEKYIEDVGLFYENYGLPKMAGRILGYLISSESDNNSFDDLKDSLKASKGSISGNVNLLLNQNMIERHMISGDRKSYYKIALNNLEKILESKVKSVTQFKIILEKGLQFDLSTDSLKKQNLNEILNYYEFLESEIPLLKIKWEQKNK from the coding sequence ATGACTAAAAAAGAAAAATATATTGAAGATGTCGGATTATTTTATGAGAATTATGGATTACCCAAAATGGCAGGACGAATATTGGGATATTTAATTTCTTCTGAATCTGACAATAATTCATTTGATGATTTGAAAGATTCACTTAAAGCCAGTAAAGGTTCCATAAGTGGAAATGTAAACTTGTTGCTAAATCAAAATATGATTGAAAGGCATATGATTTCAGGTGATAGAAAATCATATTACAAAATAGCTTTGAATAATCTTGAAAAGATTTTGGAATCCAAGGTGAAATCAGTTACACAATTTAAAATAATTTTGGAAAAAGGATTGCAATTTGATTTAAGTACAGATAGTTTAAAGAAACAAAACCTAAATGAAATTCTAAATTATTATGAATTTCTTGAAAGTGAAATACCACTACTGAAAATTAAATGGGAGCAAAAAAACAAATAG
- a CDS encoding DUF6653 family protein — MALEKRIAKIFKLEGESWMRHTNPWSIWTRFATLPFIILAVWSRVWIGWYCLIPIAILIVWIILNPTLFNKPKSIDNWGAEAVLGERCWAERKTFPVPKHHSTPVLILTILQTIGGIILIIGLWKLEINLTIMGSITAYMAKMWFLDRMVWIFREMKTNAQQSI; from the coding sequence ATGGCATTAGAAAAACGGATAGCAAAAATATTCAAACTTGAAGGGGAGAGTTGGATGAGGCATACTAATCCTTGGTCTATATGGACAAGGTTTGCTACATTACCTTTTATAATTCTAGCTGTATGGTCAAGAGTTTGGATTGGATGGTATTGTCTAATTCCAATTGCAATTCTTATTGTTTGGATAATTTTAAATCCAACCTTATTTAATAAGCCAAAAAGTATAGATAATTGGGGTGCAGAAGCTGTATTAGGAGAAAGGTGTTGGGCTGAACGAAAGACTTTCCCAGTACCAAAACACCACTCTACACCAGTTCTTATTCTAACCATATTACAAACTATAGGCGGAATTATATTAATAATTGGTTTATGGAAATTAGAAATAAATTTGACAATAATGGGTTCAATTACTGCATATATGGCTAAAATGTGGTTTTTAGATAGAATGGTTTGGATATTTAGAGAAATGAAAACGAACGCACAACAAAGTATATAA
- a CDS encoding efflux RND transporter periplasmic adaptor subunit, which translates to MPQNKYKLIFFSSLLMLFSCNSKPSEKSAEETFITSTQENQISLTKAQFEHQKMQFGSLVEKPFPNIVNANGTIDVPPENRAIVNATMGGYIKTTPLLIGDKVKKGQVLVTIENPEFVSLQQKYLESHSQLPSLEAAYKREQTLFAEKISSEKNYLKAESDYKTMLATYKGIAKQLQLLNISKEQVIQGNFTSIATVYAPISGSITKVNVSRGSYVSPSTLILEIINNDHIHLELSLFEKDIMQIKKGQEIVFSIPEASSQKYKATVHLVGTALEANRTVKVHGHINDEDHKHFLTGMFIEAAIVTASQTKLALPSEAVVDIEGKNFVLILDKQDDKGYLFHKKEVKTTKSHEGFVLIENAADFNANTQFLTQGAYTLLGI; encoded by the coding sequence ATGCCACAAAATAAATACAAATTAATCTTCTTTAGCTCACTATTGATGCTATTTAGTTGCAACAGCAAGCCATCAGAAAAAAGTGCAGAAGAGACCTTTATTACAAGTACTCAAGAAAACCAAATTAGCTTGACAAAAGCTCAGTTTGAACATCAAAAAATGCAGTTTGGAAGCCTAGTAGAAAAGCCGTTTCCAAATATTGTAAATGCCAATGGAACGATTGATGTTCCGCCAGAAAACAGAGCCATTGTCAATGCAACCATGGGTGGGTATATTAAAACGACTCCTTTACTAATTGGAGATAAAGTTAAAAAAGGACAGGTATTGGTTACCATTGAGAACCCTGAGTTTGTAAGCCTACAACAAAAATACCTTGAGAGTCACAGTCAATTGCCTTCATTAGAGGCTGCCTATAAAAGAGAGCAAACCTTATTTGCCGAAAAAATAAGCTCAGAAAAAAACTATTTAAAGGCAGAGAGCGATTATAAAACCATGCTTGCTACTTACAAAGGAATTGCAAAACAACTACAGTTACTAAACATTTCTAAGGAGCAGGTAATCCAAGGAAATTTTACCAGCATTGCAACAGTATATGCTCCTATTTCTGGTAGCATTACCAAAGTAAACGTAAGTAGAGGCTCGTATGTTTCTCCATCCACTTTAATTTTAGAGATTATTAACAATGATCATATTCATCTAGAGTTATCACTGTTTGAAAAAGACATCATGCAAATTAAAAAAGGACAAGAAATTGTGTTTAGTATTCCTGAAGCTTCATCACAAAAATACAAAGCGACAGTACATTTAGTTGGGACTGCATTAGAAGCCAACCGCACTGTAAAAGTACATGGACATATAAATGATGAAGATCACAAACATTTTTTAACTGGGATGTTTATAGAGGCTGCTATTGTTACAGCGTCTCAAACCAAGCTTGCCTTACCAAGCGAAGCCGTTGTTGATATTGAAGGAAAAAACTTTGTACTTATCTTAGATAAGCAAGATGACAAGGGCTATCTTTTTCACAAGAAAGAGGTTAAAACTACAAAGAGCCACGAGGGCTTTGTACTGATAGAAAATGCAGCTGATTTTAATGCAAATACACAATTTTTAACTCAAGGAGCTTATACTCTTTTGGGCATCTAA